One Pseudomonas fluorescens genomic region harbors:
- the glyA gene encoding serine hydroxymethyltransferase, translating to MFSRDLTIAKYDADLFAAMEQEAQRQEEHIELIASENYTSPAVMEAQGSVLTNKYAEGYPGKRYYGGCEFVDVVEQLAIDRAKELFGADYANVQPHAGSQANAAVYLALLSAGDTILGMSLAHGGHLTHGASVSSSGKLYNAIQYGIDANGLIDYDEVERLAVEHKPKMIVAGFSAYSQILDFPRFREIADKVGAYLFVDMAHVAGLVAAGVYPNPVPFADVVTTTTHKTLRGPRGGLILAKANAEIEKKLNSAVFPGAQGGPLEHVIAAKAICFKEALQPEFKAYQQQVVKNAQAMAEVFIERGFDVVSGGTKNHLFLLSLIKQDISGKDADAALGKAFITVNKNSVPNDPRSPFVTSGLRFGTPAVTTRGFKETECKELAGWICDILADLNNEAVIDAVREKVKAICKKLPVYGA from the coding sequence ATGTTCAGCCGTGATTTGACTATTGCCAAGTACGACGCCGACCTTTTTGCCGCCATGGAGCAAGAAGCTCAGCGTCAGGAAGAACACATTGAGCTGATCGCTTCGGAAAACTACACCAGCCCAGCGGTGATGGAAGCTCAAGGCTCGGTCCTGACCAACAAGTACGCCGAAGGCTACCCGGGCAAGCGCTACTACGGCGGTTGCGAGTTCGTCGACGTGGTTGAGCAACTGGCCATTGATCGCGCCAAGGAACTGTTCGGCGCCGATTACGCCAACGTTCAGCCGCACGCCGGTTCGCAAGCCAACGCTGCGGTTTACCTGGCTTTGCTGTCGGCTGGCGACACCATTCTGGGCATGAGCCTGGCCCACGGCGGTCACTTGACCCACGGCGCCAGCGTTTCCTCTTCGGGCAAACTGTACAACGCTATCCAATACGGCATCGATGCCAACGGCCTGATCGACTACGACGAAGTCGAGCGCCTGGCGGTCGAGCACAAGCCGAAAATGATCGTCGCCGGCTTCTCTGCCTACTCGCAGATCCTCGATTTCCCACGCTTCCGCGAAATCGCTGACAAGGTCGGCGCCTACCTGTTCGTCGACATGGCCCACGTGGCCGGTCTGGTCGCCGCTGGCGTCTACCCGAACCCGGTGCCGTTCGCTGACGTCGTGACCACCACCACGCACAAAACCCTGCGCGGTCCACGTGGCGGTCTGATCCTGGCCAAGGCCAACGCAGAAATCGAGAAGAAGCTCAATTCCGCAGTATTCCCGGGCGCCCAGGGTGGCCCGCTGGAGCACGTGATCGCCGCTAAAGCGATCTGCTTCAAGGAAGCGCTGCAGCCTGAGTTCAAGGCCTACCAGCAACAAGTGGTGAAAAACGCCCAGGCCATGGCTGAAGTGTTCATCGAGCGCGGTTTCGACGTGGTGTCCGGCGGTACCAAGAACCACCTGTTCCTGCTGTCCCTGATCAAGCAGGACATCTCCGGTAAAGACGCCGACGCTGCTCTGGGCAAAGCGTTCATCACCGTGAACAAGAACTCCGTGCCTAACGATCCACGCTCGCCATTCGTCACCTCCGGCCTGCGCTTCGGTACCCCGGCCGTGACTACTCGCGGCTTCAAGGAAACCGAGTGCAAAGAGCTGGCCGGCTGGATCTGCGACATCCTGGCTGACCTGAACAACGAAGCGGTGATCGACGCCGTTCGTGAAAAAGTCAAAGCCATCTGCAAGAAACTGCCGGTATACGGCGCTTAA